Proteins found in one Sorghum bicolor cultivar BTx623 chromosome 1, Sorghum_bicolor_NCBIv3, whole genome shotgun sequence genomic segment:
- the LOC8070499 gene encoding uncharacterized protein LOC8070499, whose translation MGGHQRSRSASASSTATRSDITELDFAAVGLDCPFGRVDALGPVELRETAYEIFFMSCRSSGPAAPASRGGVAEGEVSSPVAGAGAGARNGTGGSVMGSRVKKALGLRPRRLSSGAQPMMGLARTLSQTSGPASPGRVRRPMTSAEIMRQQMRVTDQSDARLRRTLMRTVVGQVGRRAETIVLPLELLRQLKPAEFADAEEYHQWQFRQIKLLEAGLILHPSLPLDRLHAAVLRFREVMRATEIRAIDTGKNSDVMRALSNAVHALSWRSGTPGAAVEACHWADGYPLNVLLYCSLLQTIFDLRECTVVLDEVDELLELIKKTWPTLGINRILHNVCLAWVFFQQYVITGQVEPDLVAAALTVLVDVAADTKQGSRDPLYVKVLLSALGGMQEWSEKRLLDYHDSYDKGIGGGSATEGMEILLSMALAAGKIIADREGAGDGNFAGDRVDYYVRCSMKSAFTNILENGLGESDSVIIDRDSDPGSVLMQLARDTEQLAMFERRNFSPVLRRWHPAPVAVAAVTLHGCFGVVLRQYLAKVTILTDELVRVLHSASRLEKALAQMTAEDAADCDDGRAKTVVGDMEPFEVESVVMGLLKAWMDDKLGLARDCLLRARDTESWIPKSKEEPFAGSAMELMKLARLTIDEFSEIPASAKDEVVHDLVDGLESIFQDYISFVASCGSKQNYLPPLPPLTRCNQDSGFFRLWKKAALPTCQAPEVSPRGGGSHHIPRPSISRGTQRLYVRLNTLHYVLTHVEALDTSLSCSSPSHLSRARAAAQSSISTVAEVAAHRLIFLDSRHSFYQGLYARSVADARIRPALRLLKQNLSFLVSVLADRAQPVAVREVMRASFEAFLMVLLAGGNERSFARADQAMVEEDFRSLKRAFSTCGEGLVPEDVVAREAETAEAVVDLMARSTDYLIDAFSVATCDSIGGAGGAEDDAGGGGGGGGGCTPLPPTTRRWDSGDPNTILRVLCHRDDEAANQFLKRTFQLARRR comes from the exons ATGGGGGGCCACCAGCGCTCGCGCTCCGCCTCCGCGAGCTCCACGGCGACGCGGTCCGACATCACCGAGCTCGACTTCGCTGCGGTCGGCCTCGACTGCCCCTTCGGCCGCGTCGACGCGCTCGGCCCCGTCGAGCTCCGCGAGACCGCGTACGAGATCTTCTTCATGTCCTGCCGCTCGTCCGGCCCGGCGGCACCTGCTAGCAGGGGCGGCGTGGCGGAAGGGGAGGTGTCGTCGCCCGTCGCcggcgctggcgctggcgcGAGGAATGGCACCGGGGGCAGCGTCATGGGCAGCCGAGTCAAGAAGGCGCTCGGACTCAGGCCGAGGCGGCTCTCGTCGGGGGCGCAGCCGATGATGGGCTTGGCCCGCACGCTGAGCCAGACGTCGGGGCCGGCGTCCCCTGGCCGCGTGCGGCGGCCGATGACGTCGGCGGAGATCATGCGGCAGCAGATGCGGGTCACCGACCAGAGTGACGCGCGCCTGCGCCGCACCCTCATGCGCACCGTCGTCGGTCAG GTGGGCAGGAGGGCGGAGACGATCGTTCTCCCGCTGGAACTCCTCCGGCAGCTCAAGCCCGCAGAGTTCGCGGACGCCGAGGAGTACCACCAGTGGCAGTTCCGGCAGATCAAGCTCCTGGAGGCAGGACTCATCCTGCACCCGTCCCTCCCCCTCGACCGCCTCCACGCCGCCGTGCTCCGGTTCCGCGAGGTGATGCGCGCAACCGAGATCCGCGCCATCGACACCGGCAAGAACTCTGACGTCATGCGCGCCCTCAGCAACGCCGTGCACGCGCTCTCGTGGCGCTCCGGCACCCCCGGCGCCGCCGTAGAAGCGTGCCACTGGGCCGACGGGTACCCGCTCAACGTGCTCCTCTACTGCTCCCTCCTCCAGACCATCTTTGACCTGAGGGAGTGCACCGTCGTGCTCGACGAGGTCGACGAGCtcctagagctcatcaagaagaCGTGGCCGACGCTCGGCATCAACAGGATCCTGCACAACGTGTGCCTGGCGTGGGTCTTCTTCCAGCAGTACGTGATCACAGGCCAGGTCGAGCCGGACCTCGTCGCTGCGGCGCTCACCGTGCTCGTTGACGTGGCGGCCGACACCAAGCAGGGGAGCCGTGACCCGCTGTACGTCAAGGTGCTCCTGAGCGCGCTCGGTGGGATGCAGGAGTGGTCGGAGAAGCGACTCCTGGACTACCACGACAGCTACGATAAGGGCATCGGTGGTGGTTCTGCTACGGAAGGCATGGAGATCCTGCTGTCCATGGCGCTTGCCGCGGGAAAGATCATCGCTGACCGGGAAGGTGCCGGCGATGGCAACTTTGCTGGAGACCGCGTAGATTATTACGTCAGGTGTTCGATGAAGAGCGCCTTCACCAAC ATACTTGAGAACGGACTCGGCGAGTCCGACAGCGTGATCATCGACCGCGACAGCGACCCTGGGTCCGTCCTGATGCAGCTCGCCAGGGACACGGAGCAGCTGGCCATGTTCGAGCGCAGGAACTTCAGCCCGGTGCTGAGGCGGTGGCACCCCGCGCCGGTGGCGGTGGCCGCGGTCACCCTGCACGGCTGCTTCGGCGTCGTGCTGAGGCAGTACCTCGCCAAGGTGACCATCCTCACCGACGAGCTCGTCCGCGTGCTCCACTCGgcgagcaggctggagaaggcccTGGCGCAGATGACGGCCGAGGACGCGGCGGACTGCGACGACGGCCGGGCCAAGACCGTCGTGGGCGACATGGAGCCCTTCGAGGTGGAGTCCGTCGTGATGGGACTGCTCAAGGCCTGGATGGACGACAAGCTTGGGCTTGCCAGGGACTGCCTCCTCAGAGCAAGAGACACTGAG AGCTGGATACCCAAGTCCAAGGAAGAACCGTTTGCCGGGTCCGCGATGGAGCTGATGAAGCTGGCTAGGTTGACCATCGATGAATTCTCCGAGATCCCAGCGAGCGCGAAAGACGAGGTGGTTCACGATCTCGTCGACGGCCTGGAGTCCATCTTCCAGGACTACATCTCCTTTGTGGCGTCCTGCG GTTCGAAACAGAACTACCTCCCTCCGCTGCCGCCGCTGACGAGGTGCAACCAAGACTCGGGCTTCTTCCGTCTCTGGAAGAAGGCGGCGCTGCCGACGTGCCAGGCGCCGGAGGTCAGCCCGCGCGGCGGCGGTTCGCACCACATCCCGCGGCCGTCCATCAGCCGGGGCACGCAGCGGCTCTACGTCCGCCTCAACACGCTCCACTACGTGCTCACCCACGTCGAGGCGCTCGACACCTCGCTGTCGTGCTCGTCGCCGTCCCACTTGTCCCGCGCGCGCGCCGCGGCGCAGTCGTCCATCTCCACCGTCGCCGAGGTCGCCGCGCACCGGCTCATCTTCCTGGACTCCCGGCACTCCTTCTACCAGGGCCTCTACGCCCGCAGCGTGGCGGACGCCCGCATCCGCCCGGCGCTCCGCCTGCTGAAGCAGAACCTGTCGTTCCTGGTGTCCGTGCTGGCGGACCGCGCGCAGCCCGTGGCGGTGCGGGAGGTGATGCGGGCCTCCTTCGAGGCCTTCCTCATGGTGCTCCTGGCGGGGGGCAACGAGCGGAGCTTCGCGCGCGCCGACCAGGCCATGGTGGAGGAGGACTTCCGGAGCCTGAAGCGCGCCTTCTCCACGTGCGGGGAAGGGCTGGTCCCCGAGGACGTGGTGGCAAGGGAGGCGGAGACGGCAGAGGCCGTCGTGGACCTCATGGCGCGCTCCACGGACTACCTCATCGACGCGTTCAGCGTCGCGACG